One Candidatus Lernaella stagnicola DNA window includes the following coding sequences:
- a CDS encoding OsmC family protein, whose amino-acid sequence MDIKVSFGGNKKVDAQINGYKISTDQPTQAGGNSTAPAPYELFLASLGTCAGIYVLGFLQSRNLPIEGAELIQKHAFDPTTSRLSGVELQIQLPPEIPEKYHGAIARAAGMCAVKKALADPPNIGVTIAT is encoded by the coding sequence ATGGACATCAAAGTGAGCTTTGGCGGTAACAAGAAAGTTGACGCCCAGATCAACGGCTACAAAATTTCGACCGATCAGCCGACGCAAGCCGGCGGCAACAGCACGGCCCCGGCGCCCTACGAGTTGTTCCTGGCATCGTTGGGCACCTGCGCGGGAATCTACGTGCTCGGCTTTTTACAGAGCCGAAATTTGCCGATCGAGGGAGCGGAGCTCATTCAGAAACACGCTTTCGATCCGACCACTTCCCGATTGAGCGGCGTAGAACTGCAGATCCAATTACCACCGGAAATCCCCGAGAAATATCATGGCGCCATCGCCCGCGCCGCGGGCATGTGCGCGGTGAAAAAAGCACTAGCCGATCCACCGAACATCGGCGTCACCATTGCGACTTAA
- a CDS encoding energy transducer TonB, translating into MRKRLFIGVIVSLALNLIVFAGLLALAARGDFDLAKIIPVDFIKIEVPKPTPEPTPKPTPTPPPKKEPTPPPEPTKAPIAEDLNATEPATIQSAPVIQDTPVPVPQTVNASQLDKAPKILRFVKPQYPLLAKRAGRQGVVRLRFLVTKSGQVKNVKVLSAPKGLGFEEAAVAAVMQWKFATPMFKGKAVSAWVVQSIRFKLD; encoded by the coding sequence GTGCGCAAGCGGCTTTTCATAGGCGTTATCGTTTCGCTGGCGCTGAACCTGATCGTGTTCGCCGGGCTGCTGGCCCTGGCGGCGCGGGGCGATTTCGACCTCGCGAAAATTATTCCCGTCGACTTCATCAAAATCGAAGTGCCCAAGCCCACGCCGGAGCCAACGCCGAAACCCACCCCGACACCACCGCCGAAAAAAGAACCGACGCCGCCCCCGGAACCTACCAAAGCGCCGATTGCCGAAGACCTCAACGCCACCGAACCGGCGACGATTCAATCCGCCCCCGTCATCCAGGACACGCCGGTTCCCGTACCGCAAACGGTCAACGCCTCGCAACTGGACAAGGCGCCGAAGATCCTGCGATTCGTCAAACCTCAATACCCGCTGCTGGCCAAGCGGGCCGGCCGACAAGGCGTCGTACGCTTACGCTTCCTGGTTACGAAAAGCGGCCAAGTTAAAAACGTCAAAGTACTTTCCGCCCCCAAAGGGCTCGGCTTCGAAGAGGCCGCCGTCGCCGCCGTCATGCAATGGAAATTCGCCACACCCATGTTCAAAGGCAAGGCCGTTTCCGCCTGGGTCGTCCAATCCATCCGCTTCAAACTCGACTGA
- a CDS encoding biopolymer transporter ExbD yields MLQQTLFKLERKPPELSIAPLIDCIFLLLIFFMVTTTFTKETGVTVKKPVAKKADVMLDQNLLVAVTEQGEFWCEGEKVDEGGIYTKVKNRLKEYPETNVIILADKKSITQWVITALDTAKQAGAKKISIAEKLEVEAPAP; encoded by the coding sequence ATGCTGCAACAGACCCTGTTCAAACTCGAGCGCAAGCCGCCGGAGCTGTCGATCGCGCCCCTGATCGACTGCATCTTCCTGCTGCTGATTTTCTTCATGGTCACGACCACCTTCACCAAAGAAACCGGCGTGACGGTGAAAAAACCTGTCGCCAAAAAGGCCGACGTGATGCTGGATCAAAACCTGCTGGTCGCCGTCACCGAGCAGGGCGAATTCTGGTGCGAAGGCGAGAAGGTCGACGAAGGCGGCATCTATACCAAGGTGAAGAATCGACTCAAAGAGTATCCGGAAACCAACGTGATTATTCTGGCCGATAAAAAAAGCATCACCCAATGGGTGATCACGGCTTTGGATACCGCTAAACAGGCCGGCGCGAAAAAGATCTCCATTGCTGAAAAGCTCGAGGTCGAGGCGCCGGCGCCGTAG